The following coding sequences are from one Zalophus californianus isolate mZalCal1 chromosome 15, mZalCal1.pri.v2, whole genome shotgun sequence window:
- the LIPN gene encoding lipase member N isoform X1, translated as MLTEQGVPTMWLILTTTCCLICGTLSAGRFFNLEKEANPEVWMNISEIITYNGYPSEEYEVITQDGYILSVNRIPHGRKDARSPGPRPVVYMQHALFADNASWLENFANGSLGFLLADAGYDVWMGNSRGNTWSRRHTTLSVTEEKFWAFSFDEMAKYDLPCVIDFIVKKTGQEKLYFIGHSLGTTIGFVAFSTMPELAQRIKMNFALGPVVSFKYPTGIVTSFFLLPKSVIKGIFGTKGIFLKTGREPSLKLCNNKILWVICSELMSLWAGYNKKNMNTSRMDVYMSHAPTGSSMQNILHIKQLYRSDEFRAYDWGSEAENMRHYNQSRPPLYDLTTMKVPTAIWAGGHDVLVTLRDVARVIPQIGNLQYFDLLPDWNHFDFIWGMDAPQRMYSKIIALMKSYS; from the exons ATGCTCACCGAACAAG GCGTTCCCACGATGTGGCTGATTTTAACAACAACCTGTTGTTTGATCTGTGGAACTTTAAGTGCTGGTAGattctttaatttggaaaaagaagCGAATCCTGAAGTGTGGATGAATATT AGTGAGATCATCACCTACAATGGCTACCCCAGTGAAGAGTATGAAGTCATCACTCAGGACGGGTACATCCTCAGCGTCAACAGGATTCCTCATGGACGAAAAGATGCCAGGAGCCCAG gacCCAGGCCAGTCGTATATATGCAACATGCCTTATTTGCAGACAATGCCTCCTGGCTGGAGAATTTTGCCAATGGCAGCCTTGGATTCCTTCTAGCAGATGCAGGTTATGATGTCTGGATGGGAAACAGCCGGGGGAACACTTGGTCAAGAAGACACACAACACTCTCAGTGACTGAAGAAAAATTCTGGGCATTTAG TTTCGATGAAATGGCCAAATACGATCTCCCGTGTGTAATAGACTTCATTGTAAAGAAAACTGGTCAGGAGAAGCTGTATTTCATCGGGCATTCACTTGGCACTACAATAG GGTTTGTAGCCTTTTCCACCATGCCTGAACTGGCACAAAGAATCAAAATGAATTTTGCCTTGGGTCCTGTGGTCTCATTCAAATATCCCACGGGCATTGTTACCAGTTTTTTCCTACTTCCAAAATCCGTAATCAAG GGCATTTTTGGTACCAAAGGCATATTTTTAAAGACGGGAAGGGAACCTTCCCTCAAACTCtgcaacaataaaatattatgggTGATATGTAGTGAACTCATGTCCTTATGGGCTGGAtacaacaagaaaaatatgaatacg AGTCGAATGGATGTGTATATGTCACATGCTCCCACTGGATCATCGATGCAGAACATCCTGCATATAAAACAG CTTTACAGATCTGATGAATTCAGAGCTTATGACTGGGGAAGCGAAGCTGAGAACATGCGTCACTATAATCAG AGCCGTCCCCCACTCTACGACTTGACCACCATGAAGGTGCCTACTGCTATCTGGGCTGGTGGCCATGATGTCCTTGTGACGCTCCGGGATGTGGCCAGGGTAATCCCCCAAATCGGGAATCTCCAGTACTTCGACCTCTTGCCTGACTGGAATCACTTCGATTTCATCTGGGGCATGGACGCTCCTCAGCGGATGTATAGTAAAATCATAGCCTTGATGAAGTCATACTCCTGA
- the LIPN gene encoding lipase member N isoform X2: MLTEQGVPTMWLILTTTCCLICGTLSAGRFFNLEKEANPEVWMNISEIITYNGYPSEEYEVITQDGYILSVNRIPHGRKDARSPGPRPVVYMQHALFADNASWLENFANGSLGFLLADAGYDVWMGNSRGNTWSRRHTTLSVTEEKFWAFSFDEMAKYDLPCVIDFIVKKTGQEKLYFIGHSLGTTIGFVAFSTMPELAQRIKMNFALGPVVSFKYPTGIVTSFFLLPKSVIKGIFGTKGIFLKTGREPSLKLCNNKILWVICSELMSLWAGYNKKNMNTSRMDVYMSHAPTGSSMQNILHIKQLYRSDEFRAYDWGSEAENMRHYNQDLVWSSKRSVKFRVCFWIPEWWKLAKVLYLL; encoded by the exons ATGCTCACCGAACAAG GCGTTCCCACGATGTGGCTGATTTTAACAACAACCTGTTGTTTGATCTGTGGAACTTTAAGTGCTGGTAGattctttaatttggaaaaagaagCGAATCCTGAAGTGTGGATGAATATT AGTGAGATCATCACCTACAATGGCTACCCCAGTGAAGAGTATGAAGTCATCACTCAGGACGGGTACATCCTCAGCGTCAACAGGATTCCTCATGGACGAAAAGATGCCAGGAGCCCAG gacCCAGGCCAGTCGTATATATGCAACATGCCTTATTTGCAGACAATGCCTCCTGGCTGGAGAATTTTGCCAATGGCAGCCTTGGATTCCTTCTAGCAGATGCAGGTTATGATGTCTGGATGGGAAACAGCCGGGGGAACACTTGGTCAAGAAGACACACAACACTCTCAGTGACTGAAGAAAAATTCTGGGCATTTAG TTTCGATGAAATGGCCAAATACGATCTCCCGTGTGTAATAGACTTCATTGTAAAGAAAACTGGTCAGGAGAAGCTGTATTTCATCGGGCATTCACTTGGCACTACAATAG GGTTTGTAGCCTTTTCCACCATGCCTGAACTGGCACAAAGAATCAAAATGAATTTTGCCTTGGGTCCTGTGGTCTCATTCAAATATCCCACGGGCATTGTTACCAGTTTTTTCCTACTTCCAAAATCCGTAATCAAG GGCATTTTTGGTACCAAAGGCATATTTTTAAAGACGGGAAGGGAACCTTCCCTCAAACTCtgcaacaataaaatattatgggTGATATGTAGTGAACTCATGTCCTTATGGGCTGGAtacaacaagaaaaatatgaatacg AGTCGAATGGATGTGTATATGTCACATGCTCCCACTGGATCATCGATGCAGAACATCCTGCATATAAAACAG CTTTACAGATCTGATGAATTCAGAGCTTATGACTGGGGAAGCGAAGCTGAGAACATGCGTCACTATAATCAG GATTTAGTATGGAGTTCTAAGAGGAGCGTGAAGTTTCGTGTCTGTTTCTGGATTCCTGAGTGGTGGAAACTTGCAAAAGTTCTTTACCTTCTATGA